In a single window of the Streptomyces sp. NBC_00094 genome:
- a CDS encoding GNAT family N-acetyltransferase, with protein MSDITIRRADAEDSKRLTRLVRRSAAYRGDYAAMVEGYQVGGAYIEHHQVFVAVDENDRVLGFYALLLDEAELDLAFVADAAQGLGIGRLLMEHMTGQAEAAGLASVRVVAHPPAEEFYLRTGAVPTGTLPPTGRIHWARPELRYDIT; from the coding sequence ATGTCCGACATCACCATCCGGCGCGCCGACGCCGAGGACTCCAAGCGGCTCACCCGGCTCGTCCGGAGATCCGCCGCCTACCGGGGCGACTACGCCGCCATGGTCGAGGGGTACCAGGTCGGCGGGGCGTACATCGAGCACCACCAGGTCTTCGTCGCCGTCGACGAGAACGACCGCGTGCTCGGGTTCTACGCGCTCCTCCTCGACGAGGCCGAGCTCGACCTCGCCTTCGTCGCCGACGCCGCCCAGGGCCTCGGCATCGGACGGCTGCTCATGGAGCACATGACCGGGCAGGCCGAGGCTGCCGGACTCGCCTCCGTGCGGGTCGTCGCGCATCCGCCCGCCGAGGAGTTCTACCTGCGCACCGGCGCCGTCCCCACCGGGACCCTCCCGCCCACCGGACGGATCCACTGGGCCCGCCCCGAGCTGCGGTACGACATCACGTGA
- a CDS encoding cytochrome P450, which produces MQSRCVTGGMLPDFLDDEVVAAWTASGAPLVDLLRQAHTPGRLTGFRRGGRAAVLVTDPRHVHQVLGVGGERYVKRSHRARPLLGDGMLTATGEAWRSQRRLLQAMFTGRGIQRWEHHIAGAAARVVELWAGRARRGEPTDIAEDVQFFTVDTIWRSLTDRPLDRETYVDLAAVQDIVAALPADVGGAAALPPEVGAALAALDERTHRAIAEARSRHTAAGEGAGAHAGDDGEGAGDGGNGNGNGNGNGNGNGDGDGDGDGDGERGPSVLDRLLDAAGTDPAYTDRLIRDELVTLLVAGYESSARTLTWAFVLLDRHPEVMERAAGDARAVEAVLSETLRLYPTGWLLPRHAPADEMLDGLLIPAGTDLLVCPYLTHRDPAVWPDPETFSPDRFPARTPLPPGAYLPFGIGPRACLGTRFAMREMEVLLGELLARFTVETTEPAGEPVFGINLRPAGPLYARVRERA; this is translated from the coding sequence ATGCAATCGCGATGCGTGACGGGCGGCATGCTCCCCGACTTCCTCGACGACGAGGTCGTGGCGGCCTGGACCGCCTCCGGCGCCCCGCTCGTCGACCTCCTGCGCCAGGCCCACACGCCGGGCCGGCTCACCGGATTCCGCCGGGGCGGCCGGGCGGCGGTCCTGGTCACGGACCCCCGGCACGTGCACCAGGTCCTCGGAGTCGGCGGCGAGCGGTACGTCAAGCGGTCCCACCGGGCCAGGCCCCTCCTCGGCGACGGCATGCTGACCGCGACGGGCGAGGCCTGGCGCTCCCAACGCCGCCTCCTCCAGGCGATGTTCACCGGTCGCGGCATCCAGCGCTGGGAGCACCACATCGCCGGGGCGGCCGCCCGTGTCGTCGAGCTCTGGGCCGGGCGGGCCCGTCGGGGCGAGCCGACGGACATCGCCGAGGACGTCCAGTTCTTCACCGTCGACACGATCTGGCGCTCGCTGACCGACCGCCCCCTGGACCGGGAGACCTACGTCGATCTGGCGGCCGTGCAGGACATCGTCGCCGCGCTCCCCGCCGACGTGGGCGGCGCCGCCGCGCTGCCGCCCGAGGTGGGAGCCGCGCTCGCCGCGCTGGACGAGCGGACGCACCGGGCCATCGCCGAGGCGCGGAGCCGGCACACGGCCGCCGGCGAGGGCGCGGGCGCGCACGCGGGCGACGACGGCGAGGGCGCGGGTGACGGCGGCAACGGCAACGGCAACGGCAACGGCAACGGCAACGGCAACGGCGACGGCGACGGCGACGGCGACGGCGACGGCGAACGGGGGCCGAGCGTCCTCGACCGGCTCCTCGACGCGGCCGGGACGGACCCGGCGTACACGGACCGGCTGATCCGCGACGAGCTGGTCACCCTGCTCGTCGCCGGGTACGAGAGCAGCGCCCGCACGCTGACCTGGGCCTTCGTCCTGCTGGACCGACACCCCGAGGTCATGGAGCGGGCGGCCGGCGACGCGCGGGCCGTCGAGGCGGTGCTCTCCGAGACGCTGCGGCTCTACCCCACGGGCTGGCTGCTCCCGCGCCACGCGCCGGCCGACGAGATGCTCGACGGCCTGCTGATCCCCGCCGGTACGGACCTCCTCGTCTGCCCCTACCTCACCCACCGGGACCCGGCGGTGTGGCCCGACCCCGAGACCTTCTCCCCGGACCGCTTCCCGGCCCGGACGCCGCTGCCGCCGGGCGCGTACCTCCCCTTCGGCATCGGTCCGCGCGCCTGTCTGGGCACGCGCTTCGCGATGCGGGAGATGGAGGTGCTGCTCGGCGAGCTCCTCGCCCGGTTCACCGTCGAGACGACCGAGCCGGCGGGCGAGCCCGTGTTCGGCATCAACCTGCGCCCGGCCGGCCCGCTGTACGCGCGCGTCCGCGAGCGGGCGTGA